CCGCCGAGCCCTTCGACGCCGTCCTGTGCGTGGGCGCCACGCACGCCTTCGGCGGGCTCGGCCCGGCCCTGGCCGCGATCGGCCCGCTGCTCGCGCCGGGCGGTGCGGTGCTGCTCGGCGAGTCCTACTGGGAACGCGAACCACCCGCCCGAGCACGGGAGTTGCTCGGCGAGGGCCTGACCGGCCTGGCCGGCACGCTCGCCGCCGTCGAGGCCGCCGGCTGGCTCCCCGTCGCCGGGCACACCTCCACCCGCGCCGAACTCGACGCCTACGAATGGTCCTGGACCGGCTCCCTCACCGACTGGGCGCTCGACCAACCCCCGGGCCCCGACCGGGAGGCCGCGCTGCACGCGGCGGCCGAACACCGCCGGGAGTGGCTGGACGCGTACCGCGACTGCTTCGGCTTCGTCACGCTGCTCCTGCGGCCGGGGAGCCGAGCGGGGGCGGGGTGACGGCGGGTCAGCGGCCGAGCAGGCGGCGGGCCGTGGGCTTGACGAACTCGTAGCGGGACATCTGCTCCAGGTCGCGGAGCCAGGCGGTGCGGCCGGGGGGCCGGCGGAGGAGTTCGCGGTAGATCTCCTCGAAGGCGGTGGAGACGTGGTCGAGGGAGAAGCGGGCGACGACCCAGTCGCGGCCCCAGGCGCCGAGTTCGGTGCGGCGGGCGGGGGCGTCGGCGAGGGCGCGGATCTGGGCGGCGAGGGCCTTGGCGTCGGCGGGGTGGTCGCCGTGGCCGTACATGCAGCGGGAGGCGTGCGGTTCGACCAGGGGGCCGGGTTCGTGGATCGCGGTGTAGCCGCTCGCGCCGTGCACGATGACGGGTTTGGCGAAGGCGAGGCCGCGCAGGGCGGAGCCGCCCATGCCGAGGACGAGGTCGGCGGCCTGGTAGGCGGGGCGGGGGTCGGGGCGCTGGCCGGTGAGGACGATCGCCTCGCGGCCGAGCTCCTCGTTGACGGCGGCGGCCTCGGCGCGCAGGTGCCGTTCGCTGGGGCCGCCGCCGACCACGGCGAGGACCAGGTTCGGGTCGTCGAGCAGGCGGAGGGCGGCGATGGTGCGGGAGACCCCGGCGTCCTTCTCCAGGCCGGAGACCAGGCGGGTGACGATGCAGAGCAGGAGCTGGTCGGGGGCGGCGCCGACCTCGGCGCGGAAGGCGGCGCCGGAGACGGCGCCCGGCGCGTCGGAGTCGGTGTCGACGGGGGGTTCGATCAGCCGCAGGTCGCGGTGGCCGAAGGCCCGGCCGTCCGGCATCAGGGCGCCCAGGCCGAGGACCAGGGGCTGGTAGCGGGGCATGCCGCGGAGCATCCGGATGCCGTAGAAGGTGGTGACGATCGGCAGGCGGCCCTGGCGGCCGGGGCCGAAGTAGGCGTTGCGGGCGGCCCGGACCTCCCAGGCGTGGACGACCTGGGAGCCGTGCTCGTCGGCGAGCTTGCCGAGCCGGGCCCGGATGACGGCGTGCGGCGTGGCCGGGTCACCGGCGACGACGAGGTCGAGGCCGTGCTCGGCGGCGAGTTCGACCAGCGGGGCGGGGCCGTCGACGCCCTGGGCGAACAGCACCGGTTCGTGGCCGCGGTCGCGCAGGGTGCGGGCGATGTCGACGGCGTTGAGCTGGGCACCGCCGAGCGCGAGGTTGTTGAGGTGGACCAGGACCCGGACGGAACGCATGCTCAGTCCTCCCACTGGTGCGGGACGAAGACGGGCGCGGCCATCACGACGGCGCGCGGCGGGGTGTCGAGCATCGGGCCGAAGACGTCGAACTGGCCGGCCGAGTGCCAGCTCATCAGGGTGCCGCCGTCGGTCTTGCCGATCGAGTAGACGCCCGTCCACAGGGTGTAGCGGCCGCGCGGCAGGGGCAGCCGGGGGATGACGCAGGCGACGCGGTGGTCGCCGCCGGTCATCCGGATCTCGTGGCTGATCTGGAAGATCGGGCTGGAGGTGCCCTCGCTGACGCCCAGGTGCAGGGTGGCGTCGCCGCGGTAGTCGCCGCCGAGGGTGAGCTCGACGGTGACCGGCTCGTCGGTGTGCAGGGTGGTGGCGTCGCCGTCCTCGCCGCGCACCTCGTACTTGAGCAGTTGCAGCGGCTCACCGACCCGGGCGCTCGCCTCGGACTGCGCCTCGATGGAGTCCCGGTAGCCGGCCAGCGCGTCCGTGATCCCGGCGTCGACCCGGACGGTGCCCTGTTCGAGCCAGACGCCGCGGCGGCAGATGGACTGCACGGCGGGCAGGTCGTGCGAGACGAAGACGATGGTGGTGCCCTGTTCGGCGACCTCGCGCATCCGGTCCAGGCAGCGCTGCTGGAAGACGGCGTCGCCGACCGCGAGCACCTCGTCGACCAGCAGGACGTGCGGTTCCAGGTAGGCGGCGACCGCGAAGCCCAGGCGCATCTGCATGCCGGAGGAGTAGAACTTGACCTGCCGGTCGATCGCGCCGCCGAGGCGGGCGAACTCGACGATGTCGTCGAAGCGTCCGGCGACCTCGCGGCGCTTGAGGCCGAGCAGCGCGCCGAACAGGTAGATGTTCTCCCGGCCGGTCAGGTCGGGGTGGATGCCGGCCCGGATCTCGATCAGGGCGCCGATCCGGCCGCGCACGTCGATGACGCCCGCGTACGGGTACATGACCCGGGTGAGCATCTTCAGCAGCGTCGACTTGCCGGAGCCGTTGGAGCCGATCAGGCCGACCGACTCGCCGGGTTCGATGTGCAGGTTGATGTCGCGCAGCGCCCAGCGCCAGTCCTCGCCGCGGTCGCCGCGCAGGCGGCGGGCGACCTGGTCGACCCGGTCGCGCAGCAGCATCCGCTGCTGGTCGGCGCGGAAGCGCTTCCAGACCTGCTCGGTGCGGATGGTGCCCAGAGGGTAGTCACGCGACATCGGCGATCCCCGTTTCCAGCTTCTTGAAGACCAGGTACCCGCCGACCAGGAAGACCAGCGAGCTGGCCGCGGCGATCAGCGTCATCCGGGCGTCGGGCGCCTCGCCGTACAGCAGGGCCTTGCGGTAGCCCTCGATGACCGCGCCGAGCGGGTTGACGCCCACGTAGATCTCCTGGAGCCGCTGCGGGATCTTGGCCAGCGGGTAGGCGACGGGGGTGGCGAAGACGCCCATCTGGGTGATGATCGGCAGCAGGTGGCGGACGTCGCGCAGGTAGACCACGGCGACCGAGAGGATCAGCGCGATGCCGTAGGTGAAGGCGAACTGGATCGCCAGCAGCGGCAGCACCCAGAGGAAGGTGGCGGCGGGGGCCGTCCAGAAGACCAGGAACATCAGGCCGAGGACGCCCACGCCGATCACCATGTCGACGGTGGCGACCAGCATGGTGGCGAGCGGGAACACCTCGCGCGGGCAGTACACCTTGTTCAGCAGGCTCAGGTTGTTGGCCAGGCTGAGCGCGCCCTGGTTCATCGTGTTGGAGAAGAACTGCCAGACGATCAGGCCGAGGTAGGCGAACAGCGTGTACGGGACGGCGCCCGTCTCGATCTTGACCGCCCGGTGGAACACCAGGGTGAAGATCGCGCACAGCGCCAGCGGGGTGAGCACCGCCCAGGCGAAGCCGAGCACCGCCTGCTTGTACCGGGCGCGCAGGTCGCGCTCGGCCAGGGCGCGCACCAACTCCCGGGCGGCCCACAGTTCGCGGGCCACCTGGAGCGGGCGCAGCCGGCGTTTGAAGACGAGTTCGGGCGGCGGCCCGGCCGGGACCGGGGCGCCCGGCGGGGCGGCCTGGCCCCGCGGCTCGTCGATGACCTGCGCGCGCTGTCCCCCCACGGACTCCCGCCCTCCCCGGAGGCGGTGGTCGCCCCTGGTACCTGTGCCGTCTGCCTGCTGCCGTCGACCGGTCTCCGTCCGACCGGTGGCCCGGCCGGCGCCCCGGCCGTTCCCCACGGCCGGACCGGTGCCCGCCCCGGGCGCGGGGGCGCGTCGGAGGACCGGGCGCACCGCTGCCGTCGGGGCCGGGCCGCCGGTGCTGTCCGGCCGACCCGCGGACCACAATGACACAGAGTGTGCGGGCCGGGGGCGGGTTCGGTGAAGATTGCGGCAGCTCAGCCCGGTACGGGACGGTTCCGGACCGAACCGACCCGTCCGGGCGGGGAGTTGACGGCGGGACGGGCGGCCGGCGGGACAGGCAGCCGACGGGACGGGCGGCCGGCGGGACGGTCAGCCGGCGGGCTGCTCGGCGACCAGCTGGTCGAGCGCGGACGGCATGCCGTCGACGCCGCCGGCCCGGGTGGGGGACGTCCGGCCGGTGCCGTCCACGACCACGGTGGGCAGCTCGGTGATCTCGTTCCGGGCGAACAGCTTCGGCGCGTCCTCCACCGCCCGGTCGACCTCCGCGGAGCGGTAGGCGGCCCGGAACTTCGCCGCGTCGACGCCCTGTCCGGCCAGCCAGTCGGCGGCGGACTGCTCGGTGGTCAGGTCGGTGTGCTGCTCGCGGACGGCGCGGAACACCGCGGCCTGCAGCCGGTCGACCTCGCCGATCCGGTCCAGCGCGTAGAACAGCCGGGCGTGGGCCCGCTGTTCGGCCTCGTCGGGGCTGCCGGGCCAGACCGCGGGGACGCGGCGCAGCGTGACGTCCGCCTGGTGCTTGGCGGCCCAGCGGGTCAGCGGCTGCTCCAGCAGGGCGGAGTGCGAGCAGTCGTACCAGAAGAACTCGACGGCCTCGTGGGCGCGCCGGGCCTCGGGCGCGGGCGTGAGCGGCACGGCCTGCTGCAGCGGGGCGGCGACGGGTGTCGGCGCGTGCTGCTGGGTCGGCGCGGACGGCCGGGTGGCGCCGAACTGGTGTCCGAGGGAGGGCAGTTGCTGGCCGTTCGGGCCGAGCGGCAGTCGGGGCAGGACGGACCCGGACGCGGCCTCGGCGGCGGCCGGGGCGGTCAGCAGACCCCCGGCGACGGCGAGCAGGACAGTGGTTCTGAGCAGCGGATTCACCCCGGCAGACTGGCAGTCGGGGCGTGCGGCGTTCCAGGTGATCGGGCTCCGGTCGGCGGAATTCGCCGGATCGGAGCAGTGCGGCGGCGGTGCGGGTCGAACGTTCGTCGGGCGTTCGAGGCCCCGTCTGCTCCGCTGCCGGGTGGTTCGGGGTCGTACGGGGTTCCCGTCGGTCCGGTGGACGGGCGCGCCCCCGCTCCTGCGCCCACCTGCGTCGGGGAAGGGGCGGACTACTTGCCGTCGTGCTTCCACTGGGCGCGGGCGTCGGCCTCGCCGGCCTTCGGGACACTGATCTGGATCTGGTCGGAGCCCTCCTCGGCGACCGGGCAGTAGCGGCCGTCCTTGACGTCCATGGTCAGCGCGAGCACCCCCTCGTTGCGCACCAGTTCCAGCAGGTCGCCGGTGGCGCAGGTGGCGTTGGGGGCGACCGGCGGCGAGGCCAGCCAGCTGACGGCCTGGTAGACCGGGACGCCCGGGCGCAGCACGGTGCCGTGGGCCTTGTCGGTGGCGAAGCTGCCCGCGCCCAGGACGCCGCTCTTGAGCTTCATGAACTCGGTGGGCACGTGGTTGATGCGCAGGTCGGGGGCGCCGTAGACGACGCAGTCGTGGCCGCTGGTGTTGGTCAGCTTGATCACGCCGTTGATCCGCGGGTTGGCGCTCCTGTCGAGCGTCAGCTCGGCCTTGACGTCGCTCTCCTTCTCGGAGTTGCCGCAGATCGGCACGTCGGCGCCGACCGTGCCGCCGGTGCCGCCGCCGGTCGCGGCCTTGCCGGCGGGGGTGCTCGCGCCGGTGGCGGGGGTGCCGGTGGCGGGCGGGGCGGCGACGGAGGCGGTGGTGGCGGCGGGCGCGGCGGAGCCGGCGTCCTCGGGGTCGCAGGCGGTCAGGGCCAGGACGGCGCAGGCGGCGAGGGCGACGAGGGCTGCGGGCTTGCGGACGTTCATCTCGTACTCCGTGGTCCGGTGCGGTGGGCCGCCGGTCGGCGGCAAGCATCACCACGGCGTCCGGCTATCGGGCGGTTGCGGCGCCGAACGTCCGGTACAGCGCTGTGACAGACGCCGTTACACGGGAGCCCCGGACGGCGGGTCGGCCCCGGTCCGCACCCGGACGGTTCGCACACCCGCCGGAATCCGGCCGTGACACGGCCGGTCGCGCCCTAGCCTGAGGTCCATGACGAACCGTGAGTTCCTGGTGCTGACCACCACCCACGACGACGAGGCCCGGGCCCGCGAGCTGGCCGCCGCGGCGGTGCGCGAGCGGCTGGCGGCCTGCGCCCAGGTGTACCCGGTCCGGTCGGTGTACTGGTGGGACGGCGAGGTGCGGGACGGCGCGGAGTGGCGGGTCGACCTCAAGACCCGGGCCGCGCTGGCCGAACGGCTGACCGCGTTCCTGGTCGAGCGGCACTCGTACGGCACGCCGGAGGTCGTCGCCGTGCCGGTGGCCGCCGGCTCGGCCGCGTACCTGGACTGGATCGAGGCCGAGACGGCGGACCGGCCCTAGCGGGCGACCTCGCGCAGCAGGTGCTGCCAGGCGGTGGTGACGGTGTCGAGGTCGAAGTGGGCGAGTGCGTGGGCCCGGGCGGCGGCGGCGTACGGGGCGCGGTCGGCGGCGAGCAGGGTGCGCAGCGCGTCGGCGAGGGCGGCGGGGTCGCCGGGCGGGACGAGCAGGCCGCCCTCGCCGGGGCGGACCACGTCGGAGACCCAGCCGACGTCGGTGGCCACCGCCGGGAGCCCGGCCAGGGCGGCCTCGATCAGCACGCCCGGGACGCCCTCGGAGTCGCTGGTCAGCAGCAGCACGTCGGCGGCCCGGTAGAGCGGCGCGGGGTCGGCCAGCGGGCCGAGCAGGTGGGTGCGCGGGCCCGGGGCGAGCGCGGCGCGCAGCGGGCCCTCGCCGGCCAGGGCGAGGTGGGTGTCCGCGGGGAGCAGGGCGTGTGCGGCGAGCGCGAGGTCGGGGCGCTTCTCCGGGCTGAGCGCGCCGACCCAGGCGATCAGCGGGCCCGCGGTGGGCAGGCCGAGTCCGGCGCGGGCGGCGGCCCGCTCGGCGGGGTCGGCGGCGGGCGGGAAGCGGTCGGCGGGGCGGGCGTTGGGGAGGGTGCGCAGCCGGCGGGCGGGGAGCCGGAAGCGGGTGCGCAGGACGTCCGCGGCGTGCGGGGAGATCGCGGCGACGGCGGCCGCGCGGTGCAGGAACGCGCCCACCCGCAGTCGGCGCAGCGGGTCGGCCGTCCAGTGCCGGGGGTCGCCGATGTTGACGTACACGAAGGGGGTGCGGGCGGCGAACAGGCCCAGTGCGCAGGCCTGGAGCGTCGAGGAGCCGTGCGCGACCACCACGTCGGCGCGGGCCGCGGCGGCGCGCAGGGCGCGCAGGGTGGCGGGGTGGTGCCGGGACGGGCCGAGCACGGGGACGGGCGCCCCGGGGTCGGCGTCGGGGTGCGGGTGCAGCGCGGCGAGTTCGGAGGACTGGCCGCGGCGCAGCAACTCCCGGTGCAGGTCACGGGCGAGGCGCTGCGCGCCGCGGGCCCTGGGGTCGGTGATGACGTGAAGTACCCGCGGGTCGGCCATGGCCCAGA
The window above is part of the Kitasatospora sp. NA04385 genome. Proteins encoded here:
- a CDS encoding glycosyltransferase, with amino-acid sequence MRSVRVLVHLNNLALGGAQLNAVDIARTLRDRGHEPVLFAQGVDGPAPLVELAAEHGLDLVVAGDPATPHAVIRARLGKLADEHGSQVVHAWEVRAARNAYFGPGRQGRLPIVTTFYGIRMLRGMPRYQPLVLGLGALMPDGRAFGHRDLRLIEPPVDTDSDAPGAVSGAAFRAEVGAAPDQLLLCIVTRLVSGLEKDAGVSRTIAALRLLDDPNLVLAVVGGGPSERHLRAEAAAVNEELGREAIVLTGQRPDPRPAYQAADLVLGMGGSALRGLAFAKPVIVHGASGYTAIHEPGPLVEPHASRCMYGHGDHPADAKALAAQIRALADAPARRTELGAWGRDWVVARFSLDHVSTAFEEIYRELLRRPPGRTAWLRDLEQMSRYEFVKPTARRLLGR
- the cutA gene encoding divalent-cation tolerance protein CutA, which produces MTNREFLVLTTTHDDEARARELAAAAVRERLAACAQVYPVRSVYWWDGEVRDGAEWRVDLKTRAALAERLTAFLVERHSYGTPEVVAVPVAAGSAAYLDWIEAETADRP
- a CDS encoding ABC transporter permease, which gives rise to MGGQRAQVIDEPRGQAAPPGAPVPAGPPPELVFKRRLRPLQVARELWAARELVRALAERDLRARYKQAVLGFAWAVLTPLALCAIFTLVFHRAVKIETGAVPYTLFAYLGLIVWQFFSNTMNQGALSLANNLSLLNKVYCPREVFPLATMLVATVDMVIGVGVLGLMFLVFWTAPAATFLWVLPLLAIQFAFTYGIALILSVAVVYLRDVRHLLPIITQMGVFATPVAYPLAKIPQRLQEIYVGVNPLGAVIEGYRKALLYGEAPDARMTLIAAASSLVFLVGGYLVFKKLETGIADVA
- a CDS encoding glycosyltransferase, whose translation is MADPRVLHVITDPRARGAQRLARDLHRELLRRGQSSELAALHPHPDADPGAPVPVLGPSRHHPATLRALRAAAARADVVVAHGSSTLQACALGLFAARTPFVYVNIGDPRHWTADPLRRLRVGAFLHRAAAVAAISPHAADVLRTRFRLPARRLRTLPNARPADRFPPAADPAERAAARAGLGLPTAGPLIAWVGALSPEKRPDLALAAHALLPADTHLALAGEGPLRAALAPGPRTHLLGPLADPAPLYRAADVLLLTSDSEGVPGVLIEAALAGLPAVATDVGWVSDVVRPGEGGLLVPPGDPAALADALRTLLAADRAPYAAAARAHALAHFDLDTVTTAWQHLLREVAR
- a CDS encoding thiol:disulfide interchange protein DsbA/DsbL translates to MNPLLRTTVLLAVAGGLLTAPAAAEAASGSVLPRLPLGPNGQQLPSLGHQFGATRPSAPTQQHAPTPVAAPLQQAVPLTPAPEARRAHEAVEFFWYDCSHSALLEQPLTRWAAKHQADVTLRRVPAVWPGSPDEAEQRAHARLFYALDRIGEVDRLQAAVFRAVREQHTDLTTEQSAADWLAGQGVDAAKFRAAYRSAEVDRAVEDAPKLFARNEITELPTVVVDGTGRTSPTRAGGVDGMPSALDQLVAEQPAG
- a CDS encoding cyclopropane-fatty-acyl-phospholipid synthase family protein, whose protein sequence is MERHEISRIAHRDHPVAAPLSDESVRELLERLLRGRSDGRLLDLGCGEAPWLVRALAAHPALRAVGVDTDPAALRTALHTAQRLGVARRIGLHHRDVREFSTAEPFDAVLCVGATHAFGGLGPALAAIGPLLAPGGAVLLGESYWEREPPARARELLGEGLTGLAGTLAAVEAAGWLPVAGHTSTRAELDAYEWSWTGSLTDWALDQPPGPDREAALHAAAEHRREWLDAYRDCFGFVTLLLRPGSRAGAG
- a CDS encoding polysaccharide ABC transporter ATP-binding protein — encoded protein: MSRDYPLGTIRTEQVWKRFRADQQRMLLRDRVDQVARRLRGDRGEDWRWALRDINLHIEPGESVGLIGSNGSGKSTLLKMLTRVMYPYAGVIDVRGRIGALIEIRAGIHPDLTGRENIYLFGALLGLKRREVAGRFDDIVEFARLGGAIDRQVKFYSSGMQMRLGFAVAAYLEPHVLLVDEVLAVGDAVFQQRCLDRMREVAEQGTTIVFVSHDLPAVQSICRRGVWLEQGTVRVDAGITDALAGYRDSIEAQSEASARVGEPLQLLKYEVRGEDGDATTLHTDEPVTVELTLGGDYRGDATLHLGVSEGTSSPIFQISHEIRMTGGDHRVACVIPRLPLPRGRYTLWTGVYSIGKTDGGTLMSWHSAGQFDVFGPMLDTPPRAVVMAAPVFVPHQWED